A region of Haliotis asinina isolate JCU_RB_2024 chromosome 7, JCU_Hal_asi_v2, whole genome shotgun sequence DNA encodes the following proteins:
- the LOC137291681 gene encoding glutathione peroxidase 7-like → MKVFRNSVFHSDMTFIVSLAISFTATFPFATLCFDNEQGSVADDKKFDPAKNFYMYDVYDLKGKLVPLKRYMGKVSLVVNVASECGYTDQHYKGLVRLHNELVHTDRFTILAFPCNQFGSQEPGSSTDIDQFVKRKYKVNFPMFAKVNVTGDSAPRAWKLLTAEAGKSPTWNFWKYLVNGKGHVVDAWGPWVDVDDIKGAVLDAVEELTPFDLPYQAHHDDHEHDHEEL, encoded by the exons atgaaagtgttcagaAACAGTGTATTCCATTCCGATATGACATTCATAGTATCGTTAGCTATCAGTTTTACAGCAACATTTCCTTTTGCAACTTTATGCTTCGACAATGAACAGGGCAGTGTTGCAGACGACAAGAAATTTGATCCGGCGAAAAATTTCTACATGTATGACGTGTATGATCTGAAAGGAAAGCTGGTCCCTTTGAAAAGGTATATGGGAAAG GTATCCCTAGTGGTGAATGTGGCCAGCGAGTGTGGCTACACAGATCAGCACTATAAGGGCCTGGTTCGACTCCATAATGAACTGGTTCACACCGACAGATTCACCATACTTGCCTTTCCCTGTAACCAGTTTGGTTCTCAAGAGCCTGGG AGCAGTACTGACATTGACCAGTTTGTGAAGCGCAAGTACAAGGTGAACTTCCCCATGTTTGCCAAGGTCAATGTCACTGGTGACAGTGCACCCAGGGCATGGAAACTGCTTACTG CTGAAGCGGGTAAATCCCCCACATGGAACTTCTGGAAGTACTTAGTCAACGGCAAGGGACATGTGGTTGATGCCTGGGGGCCCTGGGTAGACGTAGATGACATCAAAGGAGCTGTACTGGATGCAGTGGAAGAGTTAACGCCCTTTGATCTGCCATACCAGGCACACCATGATGACCATGAGCATGACCATGAGGAGTTATGA